The Flavobacterium sp. 1 genome contains the following window.
CTTTTTCGATTTGGGCTAGCCATTGAGAGTGGGCATTCACTTTTTCGGTTGCCAATACTTCGATTTTGGCAATAATTTCTTTTTTCTTTTCTAGATTTTCAAGTTCGGTTCCTCTTAAGTTCTCAAACAAAACTTCACGTTTATCGTGCATTTTTTTTGTCAGTTCGCTGAATTGATTCCAGATTTCATCACGATATTCTCTGGAAACGGGACCAATATCCTCTTTCCAGATGCGGTGTAAATCCTGAAGCTCTCTAAAAGCTTTATTGATATCAGCTTCTTTAAGCAGTTCTTCAACACGGGCAACGATTTTTTGTTTTTGCTCCAGATTGTATTTGAAATCAATATCCCTTGCTTCTCTGTCTAAGTGCAGGTAATCGTAAAAATTCTCAACATGGAAATGGTAATTATTCCAAACGTGATTGTATTTGTCTTTTGGAATAGAGCCAGCATTTTTCCATCGCTCTCTTAATTCATTAAAATGATTTAAAGTGTCCTTGATGTTCGCTTGCGGATTGATTAATTCTTTTAGTTCTTCTACGATGGCTAATCTAACTTCTAAATTAGTTTTTAGATTTGACTGCAGACTTTTAAAATGAACATTTTTATTGTCTTTGAAGATGGTGTAATATTGGTCGAACTTAGATTTTAAAGGAGAATGATATTGAAATTCTTCGTTAGGATCTTGATTTTCCTGGTTGAATTCTTCTCTTTTCTCTTCGATAAGGTGATTGTATTTGGCTAAAAAAGCTTTTCGGATTTCCTCAACATGTTCTTTAATAGACATTACTTTTTCATTGGTAACCAAATTCTTCAGTTCGCTTACAAGCGTATCCATTGGTAATGCTTCATAATCAAGCATCGGAATATCATGGCGTTCTTTTAACGTTTCATCTTCACTTTCTTCAGCATTTGTCTCTGCTATGGCATCAATTGCATTTTGCTTTTCGTCTGTTTCGCTTTCATTCGAAATAACTGTTTCAGAAACAGGATCTACTGTGTTTTCCTCTGCTACAGCATCACTGATTACATTTTCTGCTGCTACAGACGCGTCTGATTGAACTGTTTCCTGCAATTCATTAGTTGTGTTTCCATCTGTCAAATTTTCTTGAATTGACAGGTTATCGTTCTTTTCTTCTAACATTTTATAAATGTATAAGGTTTTTATTTTTCGAATGCGAAAGATACTAAAGGTGCGTCAGAATACAAAATAAAAGTTTTATTTATAGTCTAGTTATGCGGAAAATTCTTTCTTTTAAGGCGTTATTTGATTTGATTCTAGTTTATGGATTAGCTTTTTGAAGTTTTGATGCAAGTTGTGAATTGCTTTCAAAATTGTATTTTAGCTTATAATTCCCAACAATGCCTAAATCGGCTTTGATACAATTAAAGTTGTGAATTGCTTTCAAAATTGTATTTTAGCTTATAATTCCCAACTAACCGCTAAATCGTTATAAGCCTGAGTCAGTTGTGAATTGCTTTCAAAATTGTATTTTAGCTTATAATTCCCAACAAGAGCAATTATTTAAAGCTTTTAGAGAGTGTTGTGAATTGCTTTCAAAATTGTATTTTAGCTTATAATTCCCAACTTTTATTCAGTCAAATTTCACCAACTTCTAGTTGTGAATTGCTTTCAAAATTGTATTTTAGCTTATAATTCCCAACTAATACTCGGCAACTGTTAAGTCATTGTAGGTTGTGAATTGCTTTCAAAATTGTATTTTAGCTTATAATTCCCAACTTTTAAAATTTCCACATAATAGAGTATGAGTTGTGAATTGCTTTCAAAATTGTATTTTAGCTTATAATTCCCAACGAAGAACTTCCTAGCCATTTACCGCTTTCAGTTGTGAATTGCTTTCAAAATTGTATTTTAGCTTATAATTCCCAACAAATTACGGTAAAGATGGGCGTTCGGGCGGTTGTGAATTGCTTTCAAAATTGTATTTTAGCTTATAATTCCCAACCCATCCTGCAACGCTGTAGCAGGACTCATTGTTGTGAATTGCTTTCAAAATTGTATTTTAGCTTATAATTCCCAACTGACATTGTTTAATACATAAACCTCCACTAGTTGTGAATTGCTTTCAAAATTGTATTTTAGCTTATAATTCCCAACAGATGCGTTGTTAACTAGATCTATGCCGTTGTTGTGAATTGCTTTCAAAATTGTATTTTAGCTTATAATTCCCAACTCGTCTTTAGCCGTGAGCAGTAACGCAACTGTTGTGAATTGCTTTCAAAATTGTATTTTAGCTTATAATTCCCAACATCTGCATTGCAGAACCTCCCGCCAAAGCAGTTGTGAATTGCTTTCAAAATTGTATTTTAGCTTATAATTCCCAACCTCCTGATTTTTTAGTCCATTGATATTCCGTTGTGAATTGCTTTCAAAATTGTATTTTAGCTTATAATTCC
Protein-coding sequences here:
- a CDS encoding DUF349 domain-containing protein, producing MLEEKNDNLSIQENLTDGNTTNELQETVQSDASVAAENVISDAVAEENTVDPVSETVISNESETDEKQNAIDAIAETNAEESEDETLKERHDIPMLDYEALPMDTLVSELKNLVTNEKVMSIKEHVEEIRKAFLAKYNHLIEEKREEFNQENQDPNEEFQYHSPLKSKFDQYYTIFKDNKNVHFKSLQSNLKTNLEVRLAIVEELKELINPQANIKDTLNHFNELRERWKNAGSIPKDKYNHVWNNYHFHVENFYDYLHLDREARDIDFKYNLEQKQKIVARVEELLKEADINKAFRELQDLHRIWKEDIGPVSREYRDEIWNQFSELTKKMHDKREVLFENLRGTELENLEKKKEIIAKIEVLATEKVNAHSQWLAQIEKVEALRSEFFSAGKVPSDVNEATWAAFKTAVRNFNSFKNSFYKDIKKDQNDNLNKKIALVKKAKELQESVDFASTTPIMKQIQEDWKKIGHVPRKYSDKIWNEFREACNHYFDKLKEHKSVENVDEVEAFDKKKAYLETLREFQLTGDHKTDLDAIKLHIETWKNFGKVPFPRRHIEGKFNKILDALFEKLSLSKKDTEMMRFSNRMENLSESNDTRKLDNEKIFLMRKIEEVQNEIFQLENNIQFFTNTKNAKKENSIVLEVRKNIAIHKESLDVWKEKLKQLRNLGQE